The following are encoded in a window of Sinorhizobium sojae CCBAU 05684 genomic DNA:
- a CDS encoding DUF899 family protein has product MTALTPASELAARNRAHFPNETAEYRQARNALLAEEIELRRHIERVAELRRRLPAGGEVTKTYRFEGENGPVTLADLFGDKTTLIIYSYMFGPQRERLCPMCTSFMASLEGKVPDIEQRVALAMVARSPIERLVEGKKARGWTQLKVYSDSDGRFTRDYVSAEDADVPGYTVFTRRAGTIRHFWSGEINGEMADPGQDPRGAPDVDPLWTLLDTTPQGRGTDWYPKLDYDGS; this is encoded by the coding sequence ATGACGGCATTGACCCCCGCAAGCGAGCTGGCCGCAAGGAACCGCGCCCATTTCCCGAACGAGACTGCCGAATACCGACAGGCGCGCAACGCGCTGCTTGCCGAGGAAATCGAGCTGAGACGCCATATCGAGCGGGTGGCAGAACTGCGTCGCCGATTGCCTGCGGGCGGCGAGGTCACGAAGACCTACCGATTCGAAGGCGAGAACGGGCCTGTAACCCTTGCCGACCTCTTCGGCGACAAGACAACGCTCATCATCTACAGCTACATGTTCGGGCCGCAACGCGAAAGGCTTTGCCCGATGTGCACCTCGTTCATGGCTTCGTTGGAAGGCAAGGTGCCGGACATCGAGCAGCGCGTAGCCCTCGCCATGGTCGCCCGCTCGCCGATTGAACGGCTGGTCGAGGGCAAGAAGGCGCGCGGCTGGACGCAACTGAAGGTCTATTCCGATAGCGATGGCAGATTTACCCGCGATTATGTGAGCGCCGAGGATGCAGATGTCCCCGGTTACACCGTCTTCACCCGCCGGGCCGGCACGATCCGGCATTTCTGGAGCGGCGAAATCAACGGCGAAATGGCCGATCCCGGACAGGATCCGCGCGGCGCGCCGGACGTGGATCCCCTCTGGACGCTGCTCGACACCACGCCCCAAGGCCGTGGCACGGACTGGTATCCGAAGCTAGATTATGATGGCAGCTAA
- a CDS encoding MerR family transcriptional regulator, with protein sequence MPQDSWKHAGHGETSGPAGFLPKLSVPYQGSGDWLAIAEMAEAFGVTHRTLHFYEEKGLLNAARIGPMRVYDGAHIRRMAVINACREIDMPIAAIQDLMTGLDGATSQAEADGLFEAALRARRRELAAQQSILRRQMQRIAELLETAAGECGDVSASLDVHLSPIEAECLGFMAEGYPAARIAALMDMDLKAAVTLEAGLIHKFDAHNRFQAVAKAVLAGMIAPE encoded by the coding sequence ATGCCGCAAGATTCTTGGAAACATGCCGGTCACGGGGAGACATCCGGCCCTGCCGGGTTTTTGCCGAAGCTGTCCGTTCCCTATCAGGGGTCAGGCGACTGGCTCGCCATCGCCGAGATGGCAGAGGCCTTCGGCGTGACGCATCGGACCCTGCATTTCTATGAGGAGAAGGGATTGCTCAACGCCGCGCGAATCGGTCCCATGCGCGTCTATGACGGGGCGCATATCCGCCGCATGGCCGTGATCAACGCCTGCCGGGAAATCGATATGCCGATCGCCGCCATCCAGGACCTGATGACGGGGCTCGATGGAGCAACGAGCCAGGCGGAGGCCGATGGGCTTTTCGAGGCAGCGCTGCGTGCCCGTCGGCGCGAACTCGCCGCCCAGCAGTCGATCCTGCGCCGGCAGATGCAGCGGATAGCCGAACTCCTCGAGACCGCCGCAGGCGAATGCGGTGACGTTTCCGCCAGCTTGGACGTGCATCTTTCGCCGATTGAAGCCGAGTGCCTCGGCTTCATGGCCGAGGGCTACCCGGCCGCGCGCATCGCCGCGCTCATGGACATGGACCTGAAAGCCGCAGTCACGCTCGAAGCCGGCCTCATCCACAAGTTCGACGCCCATAATCGCTTTCAGGCCGTGGCCAAGGCGGTGCTCGCCGGCATGATTGCGCCGGAATAG
- a CDS encoding NAD(P)H-binding protein yields MILVTGASGYVGGTVLRRLAESGNAVSAMVRNLGRAARVEDAGAPIRIANYDEPASLVRAFSGVDRLVFVASDGQARAVMRHHANVVDAAATAGVGHVIFTSITDIDASSGFYFTPVYRDAERRLRASGMKWTILRCGLYADLILSHWIRPALASGEMALPVADARVAPIARADVAEAMAAVAAAGGGDGRVHELTGPIAYSFGEIAAAAARAFSRPIRYTPASPADYLTRLWAEMADPWPHAFASLCRSITERRYACVSGDFEALLGRPAAHFEDFLRRTEPTTEPLPAIQTAGRPCASDKTRGSV; encoded by the coding sequence ATGATCCTGGTGACGGGAGCTTCGGGTTACGTCGGCGGCACCGTGTTGCGGCGGCTTGCGGAAAGCGGCAATGCGGTTTCCGCCATGGTGCGCAATCTCGGGCGGGCGGCGCGTGTCGAGGATGCCGGCGCGCCAATAAGGATTGCCAATTATGACGAGCCGGCGAGCCTCGTACGGGCATTTTCGGGCGTCGACCGCCTCGTCTTCGTCGCGAGCGACGGGCAGGCGCGGGCGGTGATGCGCCACCACGCAAACGTCGTCGACGCGGCGGCGACGGCCGGTGTCGGCCACGTCATCTTCACGAGCATCACGGACATCGACGCGTCGTCGGGCTTCTATTTCACGCCGGTCTATCGGGATGCCGAACGCCGGCTGCGTGCGTCCGGAATGAAATGGACCATCCTCCGATGTGGCCTTTATGCGGACCTCATCCTCTCGCATTGGATCCGGCCGGCGCTTGCGAGCGGCGAAATGGCGTTGCCGGTCGCAGATGCGCGCGTGGCACCGATTGCCCGCGCCGACGTGGCGGAGGCAATGGCTGCGGTTGCGGCCGCCGGCGGCGGCGATGGCAGGGTTCATGAGCTGACCGGACCGATTGCCTATTCGTTCGGGGAAATTGCCGCAGCGGCGGCCCGCGCTTTTAGCCGGCCAATACGATACACGCCCGCGTCACCGGCCGACTACCTCACGCGCCTCTGGGCCGAGATGGCGGATCCATGGCCACACGCCTTTGCAAGCCTGTGCAGATCCATCACGGAGCGGCGCTATGCGTGCGTCTCCGGCGACTTCGAGGCTTTGCTGGGGCGGCCCGCCGCGCACTTCGAGGACTTTCTCCGCAGAACGGAACCGACGACAGAACCCCTGCCAGCCATTCAAACTGCAGGGCGACCCTGCGCATCTGACAAGACGCGCGGCTCTGTATGA